Proteins encoded together in one Bombus vancouverensis nearcticus chromosome 14, iyBomVanc1_principal, whole genome shotgun sequence window:
- the LOC117158397 gene encoding G-protein coupled receptor dmsr-1, translated as MPYPTHYENTWYRMNLNATLQRLRFLLHHINTMSRPNNYTNILLSMNVTKEDIDYAKNFLGNLTNYKTSNDQIGCYCNGTVRDLALEYKNYHGYAALIVCLFGTLANMLNIVVLTRKDMVTAPINRILTGLATADMLVMLEYIPFAIYMYIVLPKRQIFPYGWAVFVLFHMHFTQLLHTISIAITLTLAVWRYIAIRFPQYNSWCTAARCKTALWSSFLAPFVACAPSYLVFGIRRQAVNENGTLEIAYTVDADYSQHKDFFYQLNFWVLGVVVKLLPCVILTVISCWLIKALYRAKGRKQALKSYNQCKNAGTMGNGSVPRRPSKSEKRADRTTKMLVAVLLLFLVTEIPQGILGLLSGVLGDCFFRNCYHNFGEVMDILALLNGAINFILYCSMSRQFRTTFGHLFKPRIMKKWQPATQQTDVQSTYV; from the exons ATGCCCTATCCCACACACTACGAAAACACCTGGTACCGTATGAACCTGAACGCAACGTTACAACGTCTGAGGTTCCTATTGCACCATATAAACACCATGAGTCGGCCGAATAACTATACAAACATCTTGCTTAGTATGAATGTCACGAAAGAAGATATCGATTACGCGAAAAACTTTCTTGGCAATCTAACCAACTATAAAACGAGCAACGACCAGATTGGTTGCTACTGTAACGGCACAGTTCGAGATCTGGCGCTCGAATACAAGAATTATCATGGCTACGCGGCATTGATAGTGTGTCTGTTCGGTACCCTGGCCAACATGTTAAATATCGTCGTCCTAACAAGGAAAGACATGGTAACGGCGCCCATAAATCGAATCCTTACTGGTCTAGCAACGGCCGATATGCTCGTAATGCTCGAGTACATTCCGTTCGCTATTTATATGTACATCGTGCTACCAAAGAGGCAGATATTTCCTTATGGTTGGGCAGTGTTCGTACTGTTCCACATGCACTTCACGCAGTTGCTGCACACCATCAGCATCGCCATCACGCTCACGCTAGCCGTTTGGAGGTACATCGCTATTAG GTTTCCACAGTACAATTCCTGGTGTACAGCGGCTCGTTGCAAAACGGCTCTATGGAGCAGTTTTCTGGCCCCATTTGTTGCCTGTGCTCCGAGCTATCTCGTATTCGGA ATAAGAAGACAAGCGGTGAACGAGAATGGCACCCTGGAAATTGCATATACAGTCGACGCGGACTACTCGCAGCACAAGGACTTCTTCTATCAGCTAAATTTCTGGGTGCTAGGAGTGGTCGTGAAGCTTTTACCCTGCGTCATACTTACCGTCATTAGCTGCTGGTTGATAAAAGCTCTTTACAG AGCAAAAGGGAGGAAGCAGGCCTTGAAGAGTTACAATCAATGCAAGAACGCCGGCACTATGGGCAATGGGTCAGTACCAAGGAGGCCAAGCAAATCTGAGAAAAGAGCAGACAGAACaaccaagatgctcgttgccgtgtTACTCTTGTTCTTAGTCACAGAGATCCCTCAGGGCATTCTGGGTCTTTTGTCTGGCGTCCTGGGCGACTGTTTCTTTCGCAACTGCTATCATAATTTCGGCGAAGTAATGGACATCCTTGCCCTGCTAAATGGCGCTATTAATTTCATCCTCTATTGCTCTATGTCTAGACAATTCCGTACCACTTTTGGTCACCTGTTCAAGCCTAGGATCATGAAGAAATGGCAGCCCGCCACGCAGCAAACAGATGTACAGAGCACTTACGTATGA
- the LOC117154991 gene encoding uncharacterized protein LOC117154991, whose translation MCRKFAVMLLTATILFRVACELFEPNYSDNYSNLYPFVEKWAMTSYTKVLTVVFDDYEYHRAFDVPRGILVSLNVSTKLVSLKHVMSLKYKNMRRDYQTIDTESCVLLLFSNVDHLRDILSSPHLMSFWHPENFYILQEQGLQFSDSSVYERFCKWAFERLWRFRRVYKLLLFAADKVIRYDPFDYAARQTGYSVNTSCDWNCVKSNRDGFLLISGPNTTDISDFFIKDRRDFKLSPLKISIFETSTISFQNGQFSGLDFKYLEEVCKMMNVTFVLIRSKDRFGWEENGVFFGTIGHLVYKFADVSFNHFFIKDYFTRELEFTTPITSDKLCVLVPKAPPIPDYLVIVKIFTGGAWLLVFVTHFVISMIYTILKNERFDAIRRGGTVFFCCEYPTGFYFLENRNGGVVKIAPKFTKKQTYGEAHGIYLVEKTPNVRSMIKTKKGRSKRFNEMCLSFVTWLTKVVFQLMQPFKLGQAWFPERLLMMCSLFLSLILNGLITSQLASSFSKRMYYEDINTLEQLKESGLTILTDTRDVLDDALTDITSPIIKELNDRLEYANKSEVYRRLFKAKDAGYLHRLETLPFKYSAEEMESLHVVSECPKEYILSNIITKGSPYGGRINSILARLNNGGFYGKWYQSIHQSQKRPTLVLNGSTMHRKITIRHLFIPFGILYIGLAMSIIVFIYEYQQNNVR comes from the exons ATGTGCAGGAAGTTCGCCGTCATGTTGCTGACCGCGACCATCCTATTCCGTGTCGCTTGCGAATTGTTCGAACCGAATTACTCGGACAACTATTCCAACTTATATCCTTTTGTAGAAAAGTGGGCCATGACCAGTTACACGAAAGTGTTGACCGTGGTATTCGATGATTACGAGTACCATCGTGCGTTTGATGTTCCTCGTGGTATTCTAGTCAGCTTAAACGTCTCCACCAAACTAGTCAGCCTAAAACATGTAATGTCTTTGAAGTACAAGAACATGAGACGCGATTATCAGACCATAGATACAGAAAGTTGCGTGTTGCTGTTGTTCTCGAACGTGGATCATCTCAGGGATATCCTTAGTTCTCCGCATTTGATGTCGTTCTGGCATCCAGAAAATTTCTATATTCTTCAAGAACAGGGTCTACAATTCTCCGATTCGTCGGTATACGAGAGATTTTGCAAGTGGGCGTTCGAGAGGCTTTGGAGATTTAGAAGGGTTTATAAGCTGCTTTTGTTCGCCGCTGACAAAGTGATTCGATACGACCCTTTCGATTACGCTGCTCGTCAAACAGGGTATAGCGTTAACACCAGCTGCGATTGGAACTGTGTTAAATCGAACAGGGACGGTTTTCTGTTGATCAGCGGACCAAATACCACCGATATATCAGATTTTTTCATCAAGGATAGAAGAGACTTTAAATTATCCCCGTTAAAAATCTCCATCTTCGAAACGAGCACGATATCTTTCCAGAACGGCCAATTTTCTGGATTAGATTTCAAATATCTCGAAGAAGTTTGTAAAATGATGAACGTGACGTTCGTTCTAATTAGATCGAAAGATAGATTCGGCTGGGAAGAGAACGGAGTATTTTTTGGGACTATTGGACACTTGGTCTATAAGTTTGCAGACGTATCGTTCAATCATTTTTTCATTAAAGACTATTTCACCAGGGAGCTGGAGTTTACGACGCCGATTACCAGCGACAAATTATGCGTGCTTGTTCCTAAAGCACCACCAATCCCTGATTATCTTGTGATCGTCAAGATCTTCACCGGAGGAGCCTGGTTGTTAGTGTTCGTCACGCACTTCGTTATCTCGATGATTTATACGATTTTGAAGAACGAAAGGTTCGATGCTATTCGACGAGGCGGAACAGTATTTTTCTGCTGCGAATATCCGACTGGATTTTACTTCCTCGAGAATCGAAACGGAGGCGTGGTCAAAATCGCTCCAAAATTTACGAAGAAGCAAACGTATGGCGAAGCACACGG AATTTACCTAGTCGAGAAAACGCCAAATGTTCGATCGATGATAAAAACGAAGAAAGGCCGCTCGAAGCGATTCAACGAAATGTGTTTGTCCTTTGTCACGTGGTTAACAAAAGTCGTATTTCAACTGATGCAGCCCTTTAAATTGGGCCAGGCTTGGTTCCCCGAGAGGTTGTTGATGATGTGCAGTTTGTTTCTAAGTTTGATCCTTAATGGGCTTATCACTTCTCAGCTTGCCTCTAGTTTCAGTAAAAGAATGTATTACGAGGACATCAATACCTTGGAGCAGCTGAAAGAAAGCG GTCTCACGATTTTAACCGACACCAGAGATGTTCTCGACGACGCGTTGACTGACATTACATCGCCAATAATCAAAGAACTAAACGATAGATTAGAATACGCGAACAAATCGGAAGTGtatagaagattatttaaaGCGAAGGATGCTGGTTATCTTCATCGACTCGAGACACTGCCATTTAAATACAGCGCGGAAGAAATGGAAAGTCTACACGTCGTCAGCGAATGTCCGAAGGAATACATTCTCTCCAATATAATTACAAAAG GATCTCCATATGGTGGTCGTATAAACAGCATTCTCGCCCGGTTAAACAACGGCGGTTTCTATGGAAAGTGGTATCAGAGCATACACCAGTCGCAGAAACGGCCGACGCTGGTGTTGAATGGCTCGACGATGCATAGGAAGATCACGATCCGACATTTATTCATCCCGTTTGGGATACTGTACATCGGACTGGCCATGAGCATAATCGTATTTATCTACGAGTATCAGCAGAACAACGTCCGATAA